A region of the Parasteatoda tepidariorum isolate YZ-2023 chromosome 7, CAS_Ptep_4.0, whole genome shotgun sequence genome:
CTGAGCTATACTATGAGTTAAGGGATGAGTACGGtaatgctgccatctatccggCTAGTTCTGAGTTAAGTCGCACTTTTACCCTAACGGTGCTCTCTTGTCAAGTGAAACTCCCACTTTCCGAACCTTATTTGCAATGCTAATGGCTGCTGAATTTGTCTTGTCTAAGTGtttttagaaacaacaacaacaacacagtGCAGGCAACATCAGTAAAACTTTTGggattcgaaaaaaaatatttgtttaaagcaAAGAGAATAACCAAACAAACTTTGAAATTcaactgtttttgaaaaagtacatttttgtgcaaaatttacattatcAAAGACAAGAAATTtactcaagaaaatatttagtaataaaaaaaagcttttttattccTTACCTTCTTTGGGAACATATCCACACAATCCAATACTTCCAATTTCATTTCTGCATTTCCACCTGATAAATAACAATGCttcagaaattgaaatatttttttaccagtgaacgaagtataaaataaaatttagggaatgagaaacaaaaattattaaatatgtgcataaggtaaaaatatatcaaattcgAACAATATCTTATTTTCCTTTCCTTTCTGCAGGATTGTTaagaacttaataaataataatactcaaTAATGTTtagaacttattaaaataattctaatcgcttagattttaataaactaagGCCAATTTCTCAATAAAGTAATTTCACATATCGCTTATATAAATTATCTGCCACAGAAAGTGaagttacttaaaattatctgaaattttatatgcaGGGTGTTCTTTAATCATAGCCTTTATTGAAATGCTTAGATTTCTTGCTGACTAGTAAAAAACCTTACCACAGGTAAGGAAATGCTATGGATAATAAGATCTCACTACGTTAGGGAttgcaaactaatttttaagtatacaaaatacaaaaaaaaactttcaaattctgaaGGATCATCACCAatgttaatcattatttaagagaattaaaataacgaaaccaatttcatttatttactggTGGTGACATGGATGTTGTTAGgattcgttttaatttttttaaatgatctttttttctGGGATGTCTGCCTAAACCTTCCCCCACCCCATTAAAAAACGTCTCcctaattaaaagtgaaaagatTATTGCCTTATTATCCTAATTCTGCTGCTTGAATAGTGATAATAGGATAGTAAAGCTGCGCTTCAGCCAGTGCCGTAGCGAGCTTAACTCGCGCCCGGGGCACAATACCTTTTCAGCGCCCCCCCCCATTCGAAAACCATctaatattataagtaaaatatactcgcaaagtaataaataaataaagtaaaataaataaagtcataggCTCAAGCTAGGcattaaatttgagacaaaaaatgtagttgagaaaacaagactagattttgaaatgtatatgatcatctagaattagttcaaaagatacctattatttattttacatatttataaagaaatattttaaaaacacgcagttttaaaacaataaaaaagtaaatatttattatctaaggagatacatatatttaataatattattataatacattaataaaactaattactatgtataaattttccgcttttgatgaagcaaatttatcaataatgtcATCAAAGttgatcatttcaaattttttcatacccTATTCACTGAATAATAGAATCGTTGAGTAGATGTAGTAAGTAAtcttatttgtttcattactaACCACGAATGCCTTGAACTTGAAAGGTAGCAACACAGTGAAATATACAGTATAATTTATGCtaacattaaacttaaaacatttaataacatttcatttttattctaagcagAGCGTGATGACAATGacgcaaaactgaaaaatacagGCACAAAGTAACTTAAACGTTAATATTTCGGGTATTTACCTAACTTGTAACGGAATTGCACAACCTGTCGTAAGTGTCACGGATATGTACAGTCACGGAAAAAAGTATCCGGAAAGTAACAAATaaagaatcatttattttttgatacagATAATTCTCAGGTACACAACAAATACGGCGTTAGTGTCCTTTCCTAGAAACAGCAAAACGCTGTATTTGTTGTGCGTCTGAGaagtatctatattaaaaaatagacaatCTTTTAGTAGTTATTTTCGGGATACTTTTTTCCGTGACTGTATTACATATAAGTACATTAGAGTGCTATTgttatcgttttaaaataagaagcgTAAGCTACATTGCgtttatagaaacaaaaataaatagtgttCTGAAAGAAAGAATGTTTGTACTTTGTACACTGTAcaaacataccaacactttgTACACTGATGTTTGTACTTTGTACACTGCAGATATTTGGAGATAATATATGTAACCACACAGCGTAGATGCCATAAGGAAGTGCTGACAGACACAGGTCGAGTCAGCCCAGTGGAAAAGACGTGTCAAttctattatgaatatattattacagttggattagtgttattttttatttacgaactaacatttattatatttcaccggcactaaatttaaaatatattttccagaaataaattataataaaaattatccaacaattttttttgttttgctgacCATTTGGCGCCCCTTTGTGTGTAGCGCCCGGGGCATGATGCCCCCCTTGCTCCCCCCTCGCTACGCCACTGGCTTCAGCGTTACTATCTAAGTTTTTCAATATCAAACACTTAAAATAAGggaaaaatgtttctaatcCAGTCTTGACAGTAATCTCAATGCTTgaacttcattattttcaatcaactaaaagcaaaattgtctggattataattatataaatgtgatttatattaaataattgctaaGTGTTCTCACTTAGTACAACTATATTTCAAACATGCgtacatttaaaacatattttttttggcaaaaatattattgatcttCATCTGTGAACGTTGGACATAACTCTAGAATTATCCTAtagctttgtaaaaaaaatatctttctataATACTTACCACAAAAGCCTTTATACACAAACAAAGCaaactttcttttcaattcaAGATTTTTAGCAGAAATAAGGATTATgatgcaagaaataaaaattaaaatgaagcggttgtttttcattatttttttagatgtgCTTCGTTCAATAGATAGtgaaaaatggcaaaatattaataaatataagttctgTGGGATACGGATATAAGTAATTACCATTCAGCATAGTGTATCTTGCGAAACAGTAagaaatatactataaaaacattaaaaacataaaaaaaagaaaatcagggTATGGATGCCTGCTTGATAAAATCCGGGTATAGACATTCTGCTGGGATTAGAGTgatatcattattttcctaGTGCAAAGATTTTTCTccgaaaaaatattgtttcattgtGCTGTGACAAGATATTTCCTAAGTTGCTTATTAGACTACAAATTTAAGAACTGTCAATTtccacaatattttaattttacctttctttaaacgtaaattaaataaattttagcctCATTATAAACGTTAAGGTAAGACTACTTGGGATTTCTTTTTCATGTTAAAGTTTTCCTGGTGATTAACTCATAAATCAAaaccagtttttaatttaatctactGGGGGGTATCTGACTGCCTTTTGCATCATAGCACAGAGTGTTTAACTTTGAGTGTTACACAAGTTTTCAGGAGACGTTTATTGGCTTTATATAAAACACTTCTATAAAGCTCCGTTGGTAAATAATGGCAATTTAGAAGCAAATCAAGGTTTACTGAAAATCAAAGAATAGTCTCAGTATCCATTATCCTAgtatgattattttgaaataattataaaccaTCCCGTAAGTAAGAGATCAATGTTTAATTGGTAAAAACTTGAACAATATTCACTTAACTCAGACAATGGTGCTAGTATTCATTACTGTAGGTTGATTATTTTGAAGCAACTAAAAACCATCCCGTATATCAAAGGTCAATGGTAAATCgactaaaaacaaaacaatatttactttacTCAAACAATGgtgttaatgttaattattgtgaatttattattttgaaacaataaaaaccatttgtaaataataaattcaaccaagtaaattaatttataaacaaaacaataagcATTTAACTCAaacattattcttaatatttattattttagtataattattttgatacaatTAAGAATTATCAGTAAATCAACGTATAAACTACACTGGATTgactttatttaatacaataatctAATTACTACTATAGTATGACTATCttgaaacagttaaaaaacTTCAGTAAATAAAGGTCAATTGTTAATCacgtaaaaaaaagcaatactcACATGAACTCAAATAATACACTTACTCTTCAGTATccatgtataattaaaaataaccccTTCCCCagtatttaaactaaaacaattgtCCAATATAAATTCTacaggaaaattttaatatcaaaataccactattattttaataatgataataaaataatatccaaTTGACTTTAGAAATTTGATCCtgttgttttaaatatgcttttcttTCGATAATCatgaatcatttttgaaaaatactgaaacTGATCGATGAATTCAATGCATCTTAATAATGGGATTTATGCTgcagtttatttaagaaattattcttaaaataactcgTTTTTCAGCTAAATATATATGAAGCAAGGGAATAACGAATGATTTTTACTGTCGTACCACAGTTTAAGAGTAAGTTTATTGTCTTTTACAATAcggattttaaagaaaaaataacatttttttttttatcgaaattttactTACCACAAAACTGCTTTTGCACAAACAAAGCAAACTTCttcttcaattcaaaattttttgcagaaacGATGATTAAACTGCCTGAAATAAGAACTAAAAGTAAGCTacagtttttcattgtttatttctgATGCTTTCATCTAATCTCTTATAATAAAAAGGGGCCAACATTTTGTTGTATATAAAGGCAACTATATcgcaataacaataaaaaattatatcataaaagctttaaaacacAATGAGAAACCAGATCTCAGTACGGATCTTTActgtgaaaaagtttttttctcagaatatatatttgtttattatcatATTCAACCTTATTATCTCATTATCCTCAGTATGAATAAACACACTGTCCTTGTCATAAAATCATCAAAAGGCATGATTAAAGATGTGAACTGTTAGTGAATTATTAAatgtgttgaaaattttgagtttgtctaactattatttttccaaattatttaaaattccgtggaataaaataatatattgaaaatcaaaGAATACGATACCTTTTctgttatgtaaatttttaatattctataaaatatgtaaatataaattatgtaaatatttgatattcatTTATTCTAATACCGATGTTAAATTGTAATAGTTCTTATAAACTTgattataaatcttaatttatatttatgttttgtttttatcaatctttgcacattttaatgaaattttacggaTCATCTAATAAGGgttaactttgaattttttgacttgcagtgtattaatatatttttacatatataatgATGATACATATGATGCCGACAATTTTCTCTTaagtatttaattcatttttgaagaaaatatttagaaccTGTGATTAGAagctgaaaatagaaaaaaaaatgaaataaaaattgtatttttttagtaatattaacatttgttaaatgcactataaaaatgtatgaatgaaaattgactttttttgtCAACAAACGGTACAATTGTTAcctattataagaaaataattacttcgccaattttatattatcttgCAGAAAAATACGCATATTATCATGATACCACAACTGATGagtaatttgattaattttaaatggataccacaatatttctataatatttcaCATGTCAATATTAACCGTCTTAATATTAACTGGGACGTTAAAGTTATCTTtcctaaaaacattttattctctCTATATTGAATAACATTAGGGCTACCGAATCCGCCGCTCATTTGGGTGTTCAGTTTAACGTTACACAGAAGGAAAATTCTGGTACAATTAACGCACTATATGGTAAtagcatttctggtaaaaaaattcatacttctGGTTATAAAAACCAAGgtataaggtatttaaaccattcaattggtacttttgttttcatatggTAACGTAGGATCGTTGCGTTGCTAGAAGTAAATAGCGAAATTCATTAATAGAGAAAAATCATCGAGTAGTATCTATctatcttaatatatatatatatatatatatatatatatgcattaatGATATTGTTTCCTGGAATATTTCGACAAGTTAAATCTTCACTTACGATTTTAGTTCCGTTAGTAGCATTAAGCTTAATGGATCATATAGATTAcacaattaattagaaaatgcaaCATTAAGAAGGACAGGAGTTAAAACCAGGCATGTTTGAGAAGTGAGAGCACTAACCCCTGCACCATTCTGCCAAATTGGTATATATAGGTATAAGTATAGGTATATATAGGTATAATAGGATAATTTGCAAATGGCAAAAAATGCTCCCGGAACCTAGTAATATAACACATCAGTTGCAATctgtttcgttaaaaattaagtaatttcatgtcgaaattattttgaaagaaatgcaGTTTAAGTATTTCTGAAATATCAAAAGTGATNNNNNNNNNNNNNNNNNNNNNNNNNNNNNNNNNNNNNNNNNNNNNNNNNNNNNNNNNNNNNNNNNNNNNNNNNNNNNNNNNNNNNNNNNNNNNNNNNNNNNNNNNNNNNNNNNNNNNNNNNNNNNNNNNNNNNNNNNNNNNNNNNNNNNNNNNNNNNNNNNNNNNNNNNNNNNNNNNNNNNNNNNNNNNNNNNNNNNNNNNNNNNNNNNNNNNNNNNNNNNNNNNNNNNNNNNNNNNNNNNNNNNNNNNNNNNNNNNNNNNNNNNNNNNNNNNNNNNNNNNNNNNNNNNNNNNNNNNNNNNNNNNNNNNNNNNNNNNNNNNNNNNNNNNNNNNNNNNNNNNNNNNNNNNNNNNNNNNNNNNNNNNNNNNNNNNNNNNNNNNNNNNNNNNNNNNNNNNNNNNNNNNNNNNNNNNNNNNNNNNNNNNNNNNNNNNNNNNNNNNNNNNNNNNNNNNNNNNNNNNNNNNNNNNNNNNNNNNNNNNNNNNNNNNNNNNNNNNNNNNNNNNNNNNNNNNNNNNNNNNNNNNNNNNNNNNNNNNNNNNNNNNNNNNNNNNNNNNNNNNNNNNNNNNNNNNNNNNNNNNNNNNNNNNNNNNNNNNNNNNNNNNNNNNNNNNNNNNNNNNNNNNNNNNNNNNNNNNNNNNNNNNNNNNNNNNNNNNNNNNNNNNNNNNNNNNNNNNNNNNNNNNNNNNNNNNNNNNNNNNNNNNNNNNNNNNNNNNNNNNNNNNNNNNNNNNNNNNNNNNNNNNNNNNNNNNNNNNNNNNNNNNNNNNNNNNNNNNNNNNNNNNNNNNNNNNNNNNNNNNNNNNNNNNNNNNNNNNNNNNNNNNNNNNNNNNNNNNNNNNNNNNNNNNNNNNNNNNNNNNNNNNNNNNNNNNNNNNNNNNNNNNNNNNNNNNNNNNNNNNNNNNNNNNNNNNNNNNNNNNNNNNNNNNNNNNNNNNNNNNNNNNNNNNNNNNNNNNNNNNNNNNNNNNNNNNNNNNNNNNNNNNNNNNNNNNNNNNNNNNNNNNNNNNNNNNNNNNNNNNNNNNNNNNNNNNNNNNNNNNNNNNNNNNNNNNNNNNNNNNNNNNNNNNNNNNNNNNNNNNNNNNNNNNNNNNNNNNNNNNNNNNNNNNNNNNNNNNNNNNNNNNNNNNNNNNNNNNNNNNNNNNNNNNNNNNNNNNNNNNNNNNNNNNNNNNNNNNNNNNNNNNNNNNNNNNNNNNNNNNNNNNNNNNNNNNNNNNNNNNNNNNNNNNNNNNNNNNNNNNNNNNNNNNNNNNNNNNNNNNNNNNNNNNNNNNNNNNNNNNNNNNNNNNNNNNNNNNNNNNNNNNNNttttttgcaagtttggcaagtgttcaaacttaacaacttttttcaccATAGAAACAACTCATGATGAAAAGGTGGATTCAGTtcgcaaaaaacaaagtattgcaatttgatcatatgtaaCTAACTGTAGAGAGTTCACAttagaacatatcaaattttcatgccatttgaatgatttttcgcagttctatgaacatttgaatttagaacttttttttgtagatttcaaaattttcgcaaacttttgaccggtagtgtatataaaaaattaattattaaaaattaaaatcaaaaactcaaaaatttaatatcaaaacttccttaaaacaaattcataataaataacgttttaagccaatttataaaattaatgtagtcATTTTACAATTTACTTATGCTAAACTTTACactttacatatttgtttacTTACACTTTTTATAACACTTTACTCAACTTTAAATACTTTACCTGAGCTTATCAGTTTAAAGAAGATgcttatatgcattttatttactttaatgagtctcttttcacaataaaataaagctatcTCCAATGATTTTAGATAAGAGacagaatagattttttttgaaattgcacATGTTTAACATATTCAAATGACTTCTTTTTAACatcttacaattttattaagagACAAACTGTCCTCTCAACCTAATCAgtctaatagaaaaaaatataactatacttattatttttccaaaagtaATGACTTAAATCCTCaacaaaattgacaaaaattcttatgaacgtaaaataaatttaaaaatttgatatgacttgcaatattttgttatttctttcgaatttaaactacaaacaaaatttaaattacacaaaaatcatttttaattaagagttttgaaattagttcttttcctttgaaattttacttatttcatgtaattaattcatataatttacttatttatggtagttaatttaagttattaatttatttactattttgctTTCACATATGAACTTTATGAGCGaggaaattatatataataacattattaacttaaaaaacattaacaaacaTTTGCtttgttattatataaaatgttttttaaatataattttttagatttttcccAGTAAGATGTACTggacacattttaatattttttaactatcgttaTTAACGTTTTTAATGTTGCAAAAACCAAcgatgatttcaaatttttctgaatcaaaaaacatttttcatttttcctccaattttaagtgtttaggaaataaaaaacgtTTTGGTAACATTTTCCCATTTTATCACAAccggaaaagaaaatatataagtatcCATTCTTTAGGATAGAATCATAATTGtaacaaatgtttaattaatatggAAATTTCGaagcaaatgaaaaatgattaaatataaaatcatatatgAGAAACAAAAGATTCGAAGAAACTTCCctcataatttcaaaacattgattcaattaataaagaaaCTACATGAGGTTactaaatgagttaaaaatgcatccttaaaagaaattcatttattttcgcTATTTTGTTATGTTTGTGATCCAGGTATCGTGGTGCCCTCTGTGAGATTTCCTTTAAGACCGATATACAGAAACAAAACACCAATgacagttatatatatatatatatatatatataagttcaaaatgaagaataaaacaaagaaaaattatagacatatgaaaaaaagggggtgggaaataataagataaaaaaaaacaaaaacactttattaaaaaaaaaatgaaatgttaattaaaaaaccggaaaaaaaatataatcttttcctcagcccacacgattatatccgcaaaacagagtgctttctgatattgtatcaataaagccaaagcaaaatatattaatacaatNNNNNNNNNNNNNNNNNNNNNNNNNNNNNNNNNNNNNNNNNNNNNNNNNNNNNNNNNNNNNNNNNNNNNNNNNNNNNNNNNNNNNNNNNNNNNNNNNNNNNNNNNNNNNNNNNNNNNNNNNNNNNNNNNNNNNNNNNNNNNNNNNNNNNNNNNNNNNNNNNNNNNNNNNNNNNNNNNNNNNNNNNNNNNNNNNNNNNNNNNNNNNNNNNNNNNaattttttttttatgaattgcatattttgattttaaaaatatgttcagaaATAGCCAAAGTCTACTTAttcatgtttcatttttgataattttaagttttttgaatctAGCAGTATTCTAAAGTAATCACATGGCTGACAAGTGAATTGTTCACATTTGTGctgaaattgttttcttgaaaaacacttataaaa
Encoded here:
- the LOC107455622 gene encoding uncharacterized protein isoform X2 gives rise to the protein MKNNRFILIFISCIIILISAKNLELKRKFALFVYKGFCGGNAEMKLEVLDCVDMFPKKIKDETISITKEKTISGALTKICNDIVAAKLVAEKLGNDETYDLGEAFWNRLEICIDF
- the LOC107455622 gene encoding uncharacterized protein isoform X1, with protein sequence MKNCSLLLVLISGSLIIVSAKNFELKKKFALFVQKQFCGGNAEMKLEVLDCVDMFPKKIKDETISITKEKTISGALTKICNDIVAAKLVAEKLGNDETYDLGEAFWNRLEICIDF